One segment of Thermococcus sp. AM4 DNA contains the following:
- the bpsA gene encoding N(4)-bis(aminopropyl)spermidine synthase, producing the protein MKEIIERVKAKTSIPVYERTIENVLSAIQASGDVWRVVDLSEEPLPLVIAVVTALHELGYVTFKDGEVILTESGKQLVEKYGIGARADYTCSHCAGRTVELDAFGDLLAEFKEMVRDRPEPVHQFDQAYVTPETTVARIALMHTRGDLENKEVFVLGDDDLTSVALMLSGLPKRIAVLDIDERLIKFIEKVADEIGYENIEIFTFDLRKPLPDYALHKFDTFITDPPETVEAIRAFVGRGIATLKGPGCAGYFGITRRESSLDKWREIQRLLLNEFNVVITDIIRNFNEYVNWGYVEETRAWRLLPVKVKPSYNWYKSYMFRIQTLDGSRGFEDEITVGDELYNDEEASTT; encoded by the coding sequence ATGAAGGAGATAATTGAGAGGGTTAAGGCCAAGACGAGCATCCCCGTCTACGAGAGAACCATAGAGAACGTTCTGTCTGCCATTCAGGCGAGTGGGGACGTCTGGAGGGTTGTTGATCTCAGCGAAGAACCGCTTCCGCTTGTCATTGCAGTCGTTACAGCCCTTCACGAGCTCGGCTACGTGACCTTCAAGGACGGTGAGGTTATCCTCACGGAGAGCGGGAAGCAACTGGTGGAGAAGTACGGGATCGGGGCGAGGGCCGATTACACCTGCTCGCACTGCGCCGGCAGGACGGTTGAGCTTGACGCATTCGGTGACCTCCTCGCGGAGTTCAAGGAGATGGTCAGGGACAGGCCCGAACCGGTTCACCAGTTCGATCAGGCCTACGTTACCCCCGAGACAACCGTGGCAAGGATAGCCCTGATGCACACGAGGGGCGACCTGGAGAACAAGGAGGTCTTCGTTCTGGGCGACGACGATCTAACCAGCGTGGCACTCATGCTCAGCGGTCTACCCAAGAGGATAGCCGTTCTCGACATCGACGAGAGGCTGATAAAGTTCATCGAGAAGGTCGCGGATGAAATCGGCTACGAGAACATCGAGATATTCACCTTCGACCTCAGGAAGCCCCTGCCTGACTACGCGCTCCACAAGTTCGACACATTCATCACCGACCCACCCGAGACGGTCGAGGCCATAAGGGCCTTCGTCGGCAGGGGAATCGCGACCCTCAAGGGACCAGGCTGCGCCGGCTACTTCGGCATAACGAGAAGGGAAAGCTCGCTCGACAAGTGGCGCGAGATTCAGCGCTTGCTCCTCAACGAGTTCAACGTCGTCATAACCGACATCATCAGGAACTTCAACGAGTACGTCAACTGGGGCTACGTGGAAGAAACCAGGGCTTGGAGGCTTCTCCCGGTCAAGGTCAAGCCCTCTTACAACTGGTACAAGAGCTACATGTTCAGGATCCAGACGCTTGATGGCTCGAGGGGCTTTGAGGACGAAATAACAGTTGGCGACGAGCTTTACAACGACGAGGAAGCTTCCACAACATGA
- a CDS encoding N-type ATP pyrophosphatase: MLAPIEDEVKRYRLRYNLEALERVRGAIGESAYSRLKELILFRLEGREFERRPTGVKVAVAFSAGSDSTATLKILRWAGFDVVPITAKLPQMGEKTLQKVRSEKALLVDVPGYEETMRELIEKGAPICGRCHSMVMEAVERKARGLGIGILSTGDMLSSGLISIYEKDGIVILNFPAFLALDKGEIIEIIGGEYRLSFGCPLLWELFRRAPSTKRLALQRVLRETRARALSPEMAVELMGDVLLR, translated from the coding sequence ATGCTCGCCCCGATCGAAGACGAGGTAAAGCGCTACCGTCTCCGCTACAACCTTGAGGCCCTCGAGCGCGTGAGGGGAGCGATAGGCGAGAGCGCGTATTCACGCTTGAAGGAGCTAATCCTCTTTCGCCTCGAAGGAAGGGAGTTTGAACGAAGACCAACGGGCGTTAAAGTGGCGGTGGCCTTTTCAGCAGGCTCCGACAGCACCGCAACGCTGAAAATCCTGCGCTGGGCGGGCTTTGACGTCGTCCCAATAACCGCAAAACTGCCTCAGATGGGCGAAAAAACCCTCCAGAAGGTTCGCTCAGAGAAGGCTTTACTCGTCGATGTGCCGGGATACGAGGAGACAATGAGGGAACTCATCGAAAAGGGCGCGCCGATATGCGGCCGCTGTCACTCAATGGTCATGGAAGCCGTTGAGAGAAAGGCGAGGGGACTCGGTATTGGGATCCTCTCAACCGGCGATATGCTCAGCTCGGGCCTGATTTCGATTTACGAGAAGGACGGCATCGTTATCCTCAACTTTCCCGCCTTTCTCGCCCTTGACAAGGGAGAGATCATCGAGATAATCGGCGGAGAATACAGGTTAAGCTTCGGCTGTCCCCTCCTGTGGGAGCTCTTCAGGCGAGCCCCTTCAACGAAGCGTTTGGCCCTTCAGAGAGTTCTCAGGGAGACGCGCGCGAGGGCGTTGAGTCCGGAAATGGCCGTCGAGCTGATGGGGGACGTTCTCCTCCGTTAG
- a CDS encoding metal-sulfur cluster assembly factor — protein sequence MVTKEEVEKVVKSVVDEKFIRSIEVDEKGNVTVTLAKDTPDIDNVLIKLHSELGKLDGVGLITINREREVKEAGDVKITEEMILEKLKEVIDPEIGIDVVNLGLIYDLKVNPDNTVYVKMTMTTPGCPLTMWILRAVEDKILEIPGVKDAEIELTFDPPWTPDRISPEYKKRLGLY from the coding sequence ATGGTTACGAAGGAAGAGGTTGAAAAGGTCGTAAAATCCGTCGTTGATGAGAAGTTCATTCGCTCAATCGAGGTTGACGAAAAGGGGAACGTAACAGTTACACTTGCCAAAGACACGCCCGATATAGACAACGTCCTCATAAAGCTCCACTCAGAGCTCGGAAAGCTCGACGGGGTCGGCCTTATAACCATCAACCGCGAGAGGGAAGTTAAGGAGGCTGGAGACGTCAAGATAACCGAGGAGATGATACTCGAGAAGCTCAAGGAGGTCATAGACCCCGAGATTGGCATCGACGTCGTCAACCTCGGCCTCATCTACGATCTGAAGGTCAACCCCGACAACACTGTTTACGTCAAGATGACGATGACAACACCGGGCTGTCCTCTCACCATGTGGATTCTCAGGGCCGTTGAGGACAAAATCCTCGAGATTCCGGGCGTTAAGGACGCGGAAATCGAACTAACCTTTGACCCGCCGTGGACGCCGGACAGAATCAGCCCCGAGTACAAAAAGAGGCTTGGTCTTTACTGA
- a CDS encoding ferredoxin has protein sequence MAWKVTVDVDTCIGDAICASLCPDVFEMGDDGKAHPIVDVTDLECAQEAAEACPVGAIILEEA, from the coding sequence ATGGCGTGGAAGGTTACCGTCGATGTCGACACCTGCATTGGTGATGCCATCTGTGCTAGCCTCTGCCCGGACGTCTTCGAGATGGGAGACGACGGAAAGGCTCACCCGATCGTTGATGTTACCGACCTCGAGTGCGCCCAGGAGGCCGCTGAGGCCTGCCCTGTTGGTGCCATCATCCTCGAGGAGGCCTGA
- a CDS encoding nicotinate phosphoribosyltransferase, which yields MRSFYIAHEEDIKAGKTTDVYFIRTKKILTEKGIHRKVFADVTTTSLPRGWKWGVLAGIEEVAKLLEGLPVNVYAMREGTIFHPYEPVLQIEGYYEEFGVYETALLGMLSQASGIATAALRIKIAANFKPVYSFGIRHMHPAIAPMIDRAAFIGGCDGVSGVLGAEMIGEKPVGTMPHALILTVGDQVKAWKYFDEVVEPEVPRTALVDTLCDEKFEALMAAEALGERLTAVRLDTPGSRRGNFRKIIEEVRWELNLRGYDWVKIFVSGGLDEESIREIVDVADAFGVGSAIASAKPVDFSLDIVEVEGKPITKRGKLSGRKQIYRCENGHYHRVPAEKKLERCPVCGAKVEPLLQPLIENGEIVAELPKAREIREYVLEQAERFKLSLE from the coding sequence ATGAGGAGCTTTTACATCGCTCACGAAGAGGATATAAAGGCTGGAAAGACGACGGACGTCTACTTCATTCGAACGAAGAAGATACTGACCGAGAAGGGAATCCACAGGAAGGTTTTCGCCGACGTCACGACGACTTCCCTTCCAAGGGGATGGAAGTGGGGCGTTCTCGCGGGAATCGAAGAGGTAGCAAAGCTCCTCGAAGGTTTACCGGTGAACGTCTACGCGATGAGAGAAGGAACGATATTCCACCCCTATGAGCCGGTTCTCCAGATTGAAGGCTACTACGAGGAGTTCGGAGTCTATGAAACAGCTCTACTCGGAATGCTCAGCCAGGCAAGCGGGATAGCGACGGCCGCCTTGAGGATAAAGATTGCCGCGAACTTCAAGCCGGTCTACTCATTTGGAATAAGGCACATGCACCCGGCCATAGCGCCAATGATTGACAGAGCGGCCTTCATAGGTGGTTGCGACGGTGTGAGCGGTGTTCTTGGGGCTGAGATGATCGGGGAGAAGCCCGTTGGAACCATGCCCCACGCGTTAATACTCACAGTCGGTGACCAGGTGAAGGCCTGGAAGTACTTTGACGAGGTCGTCGAGCCCGAAGTCCCGAGGACGGCTCTCGTTGATACGCTCTGCGACGAGAAGTTCGAGGCGCTGATGGCGGCCGAGGCTCTGGGTGAGAGGCTGACAGCGGTAAGGCTCGACACACCGGGCTCGAGGAGGGGCAACTTCAGGAAGATAATCGAGGAGGTCCGCTGGGAGCTTAACTTAAGGGGCTACGACTGGGTGAAGATTTTCGTGAGCGGTGGGCTAGACGAGGAGAGCATAAGGGAAATCGTTGACGTTGCAGACGCCTTCGGCGTCGGTTCTGCGATAGCGAGCGCAAAGCCGGTAGACTTTTCCCTCGACATCGTTGAGGTTGAGGGGAAGCCGATAACGAAGCGCGGGAAGCTGAGCGGAAGGAAGCAGATATACCGCTGTGAGAACGGCCACTACCACCGAGTTCCGGCAGAGAAAAAGCTCGAACGCTGTCCAGTCTGCGGAGCTAAAGTAGAGCCGCTCCTACAGCCCCTCATCGAGAACGGCGAGATCGTGGCCGAGCTCCCGAAGGCAAGGGAGATAAGGGAGTATGTCCTTGAGCAGGCCGAGAGGTTCAAGCTGAGCCTTGAATGA
- a CDS encoding flavodoxin domain-containing protein, whose translation MRACIVYGTKRGATAKVAKLIGETLRGLGAEVIVKPVQEFSIEDCDLVVVGTPIYYERPLPEVMRFLDENEGLEGKKVAVFILCIVSRFGKLGRAYTERQYVRKVLEHLRTEPVSVKVFEGWILSEREVTLRKARLWAKELWSLMSKR comes from the coding sequence ATGAGGGCCTGCATCGTCTACGGAACAAAACGCGGGGCAACGGCAAAGGTTGCAAAGCTCATAGGGGAAACGCTTCGAGGTCTCGGGGCCGAGGTTATTGTAAAGCCCGTTCAAGAGTTTTCCATCGAGGACTGCGACCTTGTGGTAGTCGGCACGCCGATTTACTACGAGCGTCCCCTGCCAGAGGTCATGCGATTCCTTGATGAAAACGAAGGTCTGGAAGGTAAAAAGGTTGCAGTGTTTATCCTGTGCATCGTCAGCAGGTTCGGAAAATTGGGAAGGGCTTACACCGAGAGGCAGTACGTGAGGAAGGTCCTCGAGCACTTACGCACGGAGCCAGTATCGGTGAAAGTCTTTGAGGGCTGGATTCTGTCGGAGAGGGAGGTTACACTGAGGAAGGCCCGGCTATGGGCTAAAGAGCTCTGGTCGCTGATGTCTAAACGCTAA
- a CDS encoding MBL fold metallo-hydrolase, with the protein MRLIPLASESLGVRSLATFVEAGGVRILIDPGVALGPKRYGLPPAKIELETLQKMRRKIQGYARKADIVTISHYHYDHHTPFFEGLYESSSEAFAREIYEGKQLFIKHPTENINFSQRKRAWAFLKKAEPMAKRVEFADGRSFDLGGVTLEFSPAVPHGSEGSRLGFVVMVLIDDGTRLIHASDIQLLNRKAVEWIIEKNPDVLITGGPPTYLGKRAEGSWETGIKNLNEIIRETNAQIILDHHIVRDKNYPRFFDELEKRPKTFAGFLKVEDRPLEAYRRELHKIERGEKAEVPFSV; encoded by the coding sequence ATGCGGCTCATTCCGCTCGCCTCTGAAAGCCTCGGTGTCAGGAGTTTGGCGACGTTCGTGGAAGCTGGAGGGGTAAGAATTCTCATCGACCCCGGTGTCGCCCTCGGTCCGAAGCGCTACGGCCTTCCGCCAGCGAAAATCGAGCTTGAGACCCTTCAAAAAATGAGGCGGAAGATACAGGGCTACGCGAGGAAGGCCGATATCGTGACGATTTCCCACTACCACTACGACCACCATACCCCTTTCTTTGAGGGCCTCTACGAGAGCTCCAGCGAAGCCTTTGCGAGGGAAATCTACGAGGGGAAGCAACTTTTCATAAAACACCCCACTGAAAACATCAATTTCAGCCAGAGGAAGCGCGCCTGGGCCTTTCTCAAGAAGGCGGAGCCGATGGCGAAGAGAGTTGAGTTCGCCGACGGAAGGAGCTTCGACCTCGGCGGCGTTACGCTGGAGTTCTCGCCGGCGGTTCCGCACGGCAGCGAGGGCTCAAGGCTTGGCTTCGTGGTCATGGTTCTCATCGACGACGGAACCAGGCTAATCCACGCCAGCGACATACAGCTCCTCAACAGGAAGGCCGTCGAGTGGATAATCGAGAAGAACCCCGACGTCCTCATAACGGGCGGACCGCCGACTTACCTCGGAAAGCGCGCCGAGGGGAGCTGGGAAACGGGGATTAAGAACCTCAACGAGATAATCCGCGAAACGAACGCCCAAATAATCCTCGACCACCACATCGTCAGGGATAAAAACTACCCGCGCTTCTTCGACGAGCTTGAGAAGAGACCGAAGACCTTCGCCGGCTTCCTGAAGGTCGAGGACAGGCCGCTGGAAGCCTACAGGAGGGAACTCCACAAAATCGAGAGGGGCGAGAAAGCCGAGGTGCCCTTTAGCGTTTAG
- a CDS encoding nucleotidyl transferase AbiEii/AbiGii toxin family protein, with the protein MIEEEIKALSSELGVPGSTVEKDYAISWMLYGLWKSKFWRILAFKGGTCLKKAYFSDYRFSEDLDYTLLLEEPDIGDVQAKIAEAVEAANEGLVQFLDFELRPRYGVKLFPGELLGFEVRIPFRLLSRTGNPPKIKMDITLEKYEKILLPLQERPILHGYSDSPRFSVVSVRTYSLEEILAEKIRSLFQRTRPRDLYDIWFLKSVADLRSVTQILRPKFEAKGVEPDIHALQGRKPYYERAWESSLGHQLRELPEFSTVWNDVLELVKEVLSEQSHKAVQGKEH; encoded by the coding sequence ATGATTGAGGAGGAGATAAAGGCCCTAAGTTCTGAGCTTGGGGTTCCGGGTTCCACTGTTGAAAAAGACTATGCTATAAGCTGGATGCTCTACGGACTCTGGAAATCAAAGTTTTGGAGGATATTGGCCTTCAAGGGAGGTACCTGCCTGAAAAAAGCTTATTTTTCAGACTACCGGTTTTCCGAGGACCTTGACTACACCCTGCTTTTAGAGGAGCCGGATATAGGGGATGTCCAAGCTAAAATAGCCGAAGCCGTTGAAGCGGCCAATGAGGGGCTCGTTCAGTTCCTTGATTTTGAACTGAGGCCAAGATACGGAGTGAAGCTTTTTCCGGGAGAGCTTCTTGGGTTTGAAGTTCGGATTCCGTTTAGACTGCTCAGCAGAACCGGAAATCCTCCGAAGATTAAGATGGACATAACCCTCGAAAAGTACGAGAAGATATTGCTACCCCTCCAAGAAAGGCCGATTCTGCATGGGTATTCAGACAGCCCAAGGTTTTCTGTGGTAAGCGTTAGGACCTATAGCTTGGAGGAAATACTGGCTGAGAAAATCAGGTCTCTGTTCCAGAGAACGAGGCCGAGGGATTTGTATGATATATGGTTTCTAAAAAGCGTTGCTGACCTGAGAAGTGTGACACAGATACTCCGTCCCAAGTTTGAGGCTAAGGGGGTTGAACCTGATATACATGCCCTTCAAGGTAGAAAGCCCTACTATGAAAGGGCCTGGGAGAGCAGTCTGGGTCATCAGTTGAGGGAACTTCCAGAATTTAGTACCGTATGGAACGATGTTCTAGAATTAGTAAAGGAGGTTCTAAGCGAGCAAAGCCATAAAGCTGTGCAGGGAAAAGAACATTAA
- a CDS encoding type IV toxin-antitoxin system AbiEi family antitoxin domain-containing protein has protein sequence MNTTEVLRRLSELGDVFTKKEAQEKLGITTRQLNYYLNILLREGFLRRIAKGIYTLSLEPGRASSPHEFLLGQLLVPNGAVAYWSALNYYGLTEQIPRTVFIQTPVKRGYKELLILDGKRFRVVVVRPEKFFGIRTIRLDAGRFG, from the coding sequence ATGAATACCACAGAGGTCCTAAGAAGGCTCTCTGAACTGGGGGATGTCTTCACCAAGAAGGAGGCCCAAGAGAAGCTTGGCATAACTACAAGACAGCTAAACTACTACCTTAACATTCTCCTCAGAGAGGGATTTCTTCGGAGAATCGCCAAGGGCATCTACACCCTCTCCTTAGAACCTGGAAGGGCCTCTTCGCCTCACGAGTTCCTTTTAGGCCAGTTGTTGGTGCCTAACGGGGCAGTTGCGTACTGGTCCGCCCTCAACTACTACGGGTTAACAGAGCAGATTCCAAGAACGGTTTTCATCCAAACTCCAGTAAAGAGGGGTTACAAGGAGCTCTTGATACTTGATGGCAAGAGGTTCAGGGTAGTTGTAGTCCGACCTGAGAAGTTTTTTGGAATTAGAACCATACGCTTGGACGCAGGGAGGTTCGGATAA
- a CDS encoding ATP-binding cassette domain-containing protein → MLCLRNVEYARGGRKILRSINMAFREGISYSILGPNGAGKSTIARILMGELKPTSGEVLLDSKDITELGVTERAKLGISMAWQEPARYEGITVRDYLTLGGKLSVDEDEIREVLEFVGLPYELYAGRLIDKNLSGGERKRVELASLLLLRPRYAILDEPDSGLDITAGEVIEALLKRFRKVGTTVILITHHEEIAVKTDFAYFICAGRIVRRGFSREVVDYYRKTCGRCIFGGVEYGNKDRPC, encoded by the coding sequence ATGCTCTGCCTGAGGAACGTTGAATATGCAAGAGGAGGCAGAAAAATCCTTCGTTCGATAAACATGGCCTTCAGGGAGGGGATCAGTTACTCAATACTCGGCCCGAACGGGGCGGGAAAATCAACGATAGCCCGCATTCTGATGGGAGAGCTTAAACCCACATCGGGAGAAGTTCTCCTTGACAGTAAGGACATTACAGAGCTGGGCGTTACCGAGAGAGCAAAACTAGGGATAAGTATGGCATGGCAGGAGCCCGCCCGCTATGAGGGGATAACCGTGAGGGACTACTTAACACTCGGGGGGAAGCTGAGCGTTGACGAGGACGAGATCAGAGAAGTCCTCGAGTTCGTTGGCCTCCCCTACGAGCTCTACGCCGGCAGGTTAATCGACAAGAACCTGAGCGGCGGAGAGAGAAAGAGGGTTGAGCTCGCCTCACTTCTTCTCCTCAGGCCAAGGTATGCCATACTGGACGAGCCTGATTCCGGCCTCGACATAACGGCGGGTGAGGTGATAGAGGCCCTCCTTAAACGGTTCAGGAAGGTTGGGACAACCGTTATCCTCATAACCCACCACGAGGAGATTGCCGTCAAGACTGATTTTGCCTACTTCATCTGTGCTGGAAGGATTGTCAGGAGGGGCTTCTCACGTGAGGTCGTCGACTACTACCGGAAGACCTGTGGGAGGTGTATCTTCGGGGGGGTTGAGTATGGTAATAAAGATAGACCATGTTAA